A genomic region of Tissierella sp. contains the following coding sequences:
- a CDS encoding oligopeptide/dipeptide ABC transporter ATP-binding protein produces the protein MNKDNLLEIVNLKKYFYVGKDATLKAVDDVSFSIKKGETLGLVGESGCGKTTCGRTILGIYPATDGHVYFNGQDVHQMNRAEKLKFKKNAQVIFQDPYASLDPRMTIGDIIGEGIDVHFNLTNKEKQDRISDLLNKVGLNPEHGSRFPHELSGGQRQRIGIARALAVEPQFIMCDEPISALDVSIQAQIVNLLIKLQREMGLTYLFISHDLSMVKHISDRVGVMYLGSMAELTSNEALYSNPLHPYTKALISAIPVADPNSEETRKRIKLEGEVPSPINPPVGCKFVKRCAYAKDICHKVTPELKEVEKDHFVACHLY, from the coding sequence ATGAATAAGGATAACTTATTAGAAATAGTTAATTTAAAAAAATATTTTTATGTAGGAAAGGATGCAACTCTAAAGGCCGTAGACGATGTAAGCTTTAGTATTAAAAAAGGTGAGACATTAGGACTTGTAGGTGAGTCTGGATGTGGAAAGACTACTTGCGGCAGGACAATACTTGGCATTTATCCAGCTACAGATGGACATGTTTATTTTAATGGACAAGATGTTCATCAAATGAATAGAGCTGAAAAGCTTAAATTTAAGAAAAATGCTCAAGTAATTTTCCAAGATCCCTATGCTTCATTAGATCCTAGAATGACCATAGGGGACATCATAGGAGAAGGTATAGATGTTCACTTTAATTTAACTAATAAGGAAAAACAAGATAGAATTAGTGATTTGCTAAATAAGGTAGGATTAAACCCTGAGCATGGGTCAAGATTCCCACATGAATTATCTGGTGGACAGAGACAAAGAATAGGTATTGCAAGAGCCCTTGCGGTAGAACCACAGTTTATTATGTGTGATGAGCCTATATCAGCCCTTGATGTATCTATACAAGCACAGATAGTAAATCTTCTTATAAAACTTCAGAGGGAAATGGGATTAACCTATTTATTTATCTCCCATGACCTTTCTATGGTTAAGCATATATCCGATAGAGTAGGGGTAATGTATCTAGGTTCTATGGCAGAACTAACTAGCAATGAGGCGTTATATAGCAATCCTTTACATCCTTATACTAAGGCTTTAATATCTGCTATACCTGTTGCTGATCCTAATTCAGAGGAAACTAGAAAGAGAATAAAGCTAGAAGGTGAAGTTCCATCTCCTATTAATCCACCAGTTGGGTGCAAATTTGTTAAGAGATGTGCTTATGCAAAAGACATATGCCACAAGGTGACCCCAGAATTAAAAGAGGTAGAAAAGGACCATTTTGTTGCTTGTCACCTATACTAG
- a CDS encoding ABC transporter permease translates to MGKYIFKRIGYMLLTLWIVITLTFFLMHSIPGDPLAHMAKRLPEQIRQNYYEKYGLDQPVIVQYGKFMKNLVTKGDLGESLRYPGRSVTETIGKNSAVSGRLGFQAIAIGIPIGIILGIVAALNRNKWPDYLVIFIAMLGVTIPVFIIGALLQYGFTVKLEWLPTTGWGKLKHTILPSIAMAFGSIATYARYMRSNVLEVLGQDYILTAQAKGVSPFNVVRKHVLRNSILPAITILGAQIAGVFTGSFVIEKIFSIPGLGSYYITSINDRDYTMIIGTTVFYAALFIISQLVVDLLYGVVDPRIRVSKNSK, encoded by the coding sequence ATGGGCAAGTATATTTTTAAAAGAATTGGCTATATGTTGCTTACTTTATGGATTGTAATAACTCTTACTTTTTTCCTAATGCATAGTATACCAGGAGATCCATTAGCACATATGGCTAAAAGATTACCTGAGCAAATTAGGCAAAATTATTATGAAAAGTATGGTTTAGATCAGCCTGTTATTGTACAGTATGGGAAATTCATGAAGAATTTAGTTACAAAAGGTGATTTAGGAGAATCTCTAAGATATCCAGGTAGGTCTGTTACAGAGACTATAGGAAAGAACTCTGCGGTATCAGGAAGATTAGGATTTCAAGCAATTGCCATAGGAATTCCAATAGGAATTATCCTTGGAATAGTTGCAGCCTTAAATAGAAATAAATGGCCAGATTATTTAGTTATATTTATTGCTATGCTAGGTGTAACCATTCCAGTATTTATCATAGGGGCATTATTGCAGTATGGTTTTACTGTTAAACTTGAATGGTTGCCAACTACGGGATGGGGAAAGCTTAAGCATACTATTTTACCATCTATAGCTATGGCATTTGGCTCAATAGCTACATATGCAAGATATATGCGTTCAAATGTATTAGAAGTTTTAGGACAAGACTATATTCTTACAGCACAAGCTAAAGGGGTTAGTCCTTTTAATGTTGTAAGGAAACATGTACTTAGAAATTCAATTTTACCTGCTATTACTATACTTGGGGCACAAATTGCTGGGGTTTTCACTGGTTCTTTTGTTATAGAAAAGATATTTAGTATCCCTGGGTTAGGATCATATTATATAACTTCAATAAATGATAGAGATTATACCATGATTATTGGTACTACAGTTTTCTATGCAGCATTGTTTATTATATCTCAATTAGTAGTAGATTTACTTTACGGTGTAGTGGATCCAAGAATCAGAGTTTCAAAAAACAGTAAGTAG
- a CDS encoding TldD/PmbA family protein — protein sequence MINKSIIEDIFFEALASGGDFAEVFVEDNFSTEIATVGGNIERGMSGRDFGIGIRVFSGLSSVYGYTNDLSRENLLNITRKITKTIKGNKKDIVLNFDKSVIPTKHPYNILPSQVNFRDKIGFTKRAFSAAKSYDDSISQVTVNYLDQDQNILIANTDGVYVEDKRVRTRMLIIVAAEHNGKMETGYIGPGALMGTEFYEKINIEDYAREAARNAKTMAMADYCPAGNMPVVVDNGFGGLMFHEACGHSLESSSVAKGLSVFSGRIGEKIASDVVTLVDDGSITNSWGSLGVDDEGMPTQKNVLIENGTLKGYMIDKLNARRMNMDPTGSGRRQSYRFAPTSRMTNTYIDKGTSTKEEIIGNTEKGLFAKYLSAGSVNPATGDFNFSLSEAYLIENGKITKPVKGATLIGNGNKILQDVDMVGNNLEIGQGYCYAGSGALFIGAGQPTIRVKTMTVGGREE from the coding sequence ATGATAAATAAATCAATTATTGAAGATATATTTTTTGAAGCCCTTGCTTCAGGTGGGGACTTTGCGGAGGTGTTTGTAGAGGATAATTTTTCCACTGAGATAGCTACGGTTGGTGGAAATATAGAAAGAGGTATGAGTGGTAGAGATTTTGGTATAGGTATTAGGGTATTTTCGGGATTGAGTTCAGTTTATGGCTATACCAATGACCTATCAAGGGAAAATCTTTTGAATATTACTAGAAAGATAACTAAAACTATCAAAGGAAATAAAAAAGATATCGTACTTAACTTTGACAAATCAGTAATACCAACAAAACATCCTTATAATATTTTGCCTTCACAGGTAAATTTTAGAGATAAGATAGGATTTACAAAGAGAGCATTTTCTGCTGCTAAATCCTATGACGATTCAATATCTCAAGTTACGGTGAATTACCTAGATCAGGACCAAAATATCTTAATAGCTAATACTGATGGTGTTTATGTAGAGGATAAAAGAGTAAGGACTAGAATGTTAATTATAGTAGCAGCTGAGCATAATGGAAAAATGGAGACTGGTTACATTGGGCCTGGTGCTTTAATGGGTACTGAGTTCTATGAAAAGATCAACATAGAGGATTATGCAAGAGAAGCTGCTAGAAATGCTAAAACCATGGCCATGGCTGATTATTGTCCTGCTGGAAATATGCCAGTCGTAGTGGACAATGGATTTGGTGGGTTAATGTTCCATGAGGCTTGTGGCCACAGCTTAGAATCATCTTCTGTAGCTAAAGGTCTTTCTGTTTTCTCAGGTAGAATAGGAGAGAAGATTGCTTCAGATGTGGTTACTTTAGTGGATGATGGTTCTATAACAAACTCATGGGGATCTCTCGGAGTAGATGATGAGGGAATGCCAACTCAAAAGAATGTATTAATAGAAAATGGTACATTAAAAGGATATATGATAGATAAATTAAACGCTAGAAGGATGAATATGGATCCTACAGGGTCGGGAAGAAGACAATCCTATAGATTTGCTCCAACATCTCGTATGACAAATACCTATATTGACAAGGGTACTAGTACGAAGGAAGAAATAATAGGAAATACTGAAAAAGGGTTATTTGCGAAATATCTTTCTGCAGGATCTGTAAACCCAGCTACAGGAGATTTTAACTTCTCTCTTTCAGAAGCTTATTTGATTGAGAATGGTAAAATAACTAAGCCAGTGAAAGGTGCAACTTTAATAGGAAATGGCAATAAAATACTTCAAGATGTAGATATGGTAGGAAACAATCTAGAAATTGGACAAGGATATTGCTATGCAGGAAGTGGAGCATTATTCATTGGTGCAGGTCAACCTACTATTAGGGTTAAAACTATGACTGTTGGTGGAAGGGAGGAATAG
- a CDS encoding ABC transporter ATP-binding protein — MEKILEVKDLNVSFHTYAGEVKAVRNVNFHLNKGETLAIVGESGCGKTVTAKAILRLLKTPPAEIKTGSQILFEGEDVVQMKKKRLLSYRGEDVSMIFQDPMTSLNPTMTVGKQIMESLQIHKGMNKKQAEAEAIRLLKLVNIPNADQRVKQYPHELSGGMRQRVMIAIALSCNPKILLADEPTTALDVTIQAQIIDLLSELKDKFDTSIILVTHDLGVVANFADRIQVMYAGSIIETGTKEEIFYNSQHPYTWALLNSVPSIDKKSKEELYSLGGTPPDLILPLEGCPFASRCEHAMEICKERRPDETILSDNHKVSCWLQHPDAPKVERPVPSGGERNE; from the coding sequence ATGGAGAAGATATTAGAAGTAAAAGATCTAAATGTATCATTTCATACCTACGCTGGTGAGGTAAAAGCAGTTCGAAATGTTAATTTTCATTTAAATAAAGGAGAAACTTTAGCCATTGTTGGTGAATCAGGTTGTGGGAAGACTGTTACAGCTAAAGCTATCTTAAGACTATTAAAGACACCACCAGCAGAAATAAAAACTGGTTCACAGATTTTATTTGAGGGTGAAGATGTTGTACAGATGAAAAAAAAGAGATTGTTGTCCTATAGAGGTGAAGATGTATCCATGATATTCCAAGACCCTATGACATCTCTAAATCCTACTATGACAGTAGGTAAACAGATAATGGAAAGCTTACAAATTCACAAGGGTATGAATAAAAAGCAAGCAGAGGCGGAGGCCATTAGACTTCTTAAATTAGTTAATATTCCAAATGCAGATCAAAGAGTGAAGCAATATCCCCATGAATTATCAGGTGGTATGAGACAAAGGGTAATGATTGCAATTGCATTATCATGTAACCCAAAGATTCTTTTAGCGGATGAGCCAACTACTGCTCTTGATGTTACTATTCAAGCACAAATTATTGACTTACTAAGTGAATTAAAAGATAAATTTGATACTTCGATTATTCTTGTAACCCATGACCTTGGAGTTGTTGCAAATTTTGCAGATAGAATTCAGGTAATGTATGCAGGAAGCATTATAGAGACCGGTACAAAGGAAGAAATATTCTATAACAGTCAACATCCATATACATGGGCGTTACTAAATTCTGTACCAAGTATAGATAAAAAGAGCAAAGAGGAGCTTTATTCCTTAGGAGGAACACCTCCAGATTTAATACTTCCATTGGAAGGCTGCCCATTCGCTTCAAGATGCGAGCATGCTATGGAAATATGTAAGGAAAGAAGACCTGATGAGACTATTCTATCAGATAATCATAAGGTAAGTTGCTGGCTACAGCATCCAGATGCTCCTAAAGTAGAGAGACCTGTCCCTAGCGGAGGTGAAAGAAATGAATAA
- a CDS encoding S9 family peptidase, with translation MENLRLDDFTKFKFLSGVKLSPTGKNTAFVLHQIDLDENKYLSNIYIYDEEKKSEFKLTSLDEERSFMWKDDNTILFPAVRTKKDKERKENQEEFTTYYEININGGEANKSFEIPFNVSSLEILDDNNLLITASFDLNRPNLEGLSDEEKAKVMKEMKENKDYEVIDEIPFWINGGGFTNKKRNRLYIYNLEDKKATPITDVFTYVDGFKLNKDKSLVIITATSFMDKMQLNSDLHLYNIKENKLEKLTHEDIFSYSSADFFGDKILFSGNDMKSYGINENSHLYLMDLDGTNPLKITRDDFDYSMYSSIGSDCRYGASRSRIIDGEYLYFVTTEGYSSYINRIDKSGNMEKLIESKGSIDGFDVLDGKIKFIGLRGLKLQELYSLEGKEEIQLTHFNEWIMNERKLSKPEYLSFEVDGLTIDGWVMKPVDFKEGNKYPAILDIHGGPKTAYGEVFYHEMQYWANEGYAVFFCNPRGSDGKGNEFADIRGKYGTIDYDDIMKFTDLVLERYPFIDSERVGVTGGSYGGFMTNWIIGHTNRFKAAASQRSISNWISKFGTTDIGYYFVEDQQAATPWSDVEKLWFHSPMKYADKVVTPTLFIHSEEDYRCWLPEGIQMFTSLKYHGVDSRLCMFRGENHELSRSGKPKHRIRRLEEITNWFNKYLK, from the coding sequence GTGGAGAATTTAAGGTTAGATGATTTTACGAAATTCAAATTTCTGTCTGGAGTTAAACTATCCCCTACAGGAAAGAATACAGCTTTTGTACTACACCAAATAGATTTAGATGAGAATAAATATTTATCGAATATCTATATCTATGATGAAGAAAAGAAATCAGAATTTAAATTAACATCCTTAGATGAAGAAAGATCCTTTATGTGGAAAGATGATAATACAATTCTTTTTCCTGCCGTAAGGACTAAAAAGGACAAAGAAAGAAAAGAAAATCAAGAAGAATTCACCACTTACTATGAAATTAATATAAATGGTGGCGAAGCTAATAAATCCTTTGAAATTCCATTTAATGTTAGCTCCCTAGAAATACTTGATGATAATAATCTTTTAATTACAGCATCCTTTGACCTTAATCGTCCAAATTTGGAAGGATTATCTGATGAGGAAAAAGCAAAAGTAATGAAGGAAATGAAAGAAAACAAGGATTACGAGGTCATTGATGAGATTCCATTTTGGATAAATGGTGGAGGATTCACAAACAAAAAAAGGAATAGATTATATATATATAATTTAGAAGACAAAAAAGCTACTCCTATTACAGATGTATTTACTTATGTAGATGGATTTAAGCTAAATAAGGATAAATCCTTAGTAATCATTACTGCTACTTCTTTTATGGATAAAATGCAACTTAACTCCGATTTGCATCTCTATAATATTAAAGAAAATAAATTAGAAAAATTAACCCATGAAGATATTTTTAGCTACTCCTCTGCAGATTTCTTTGGGGACAAAATACTTTTTTCTGGGAATGATATGAAATCTTATGGTATAAATGAAAACTCACATCTATACTTAATGGATTTAGATGGTACAAATCCTCTTAAAATAACTAGAGATGATTTTGATTATAGCATGTATAGCTCCATAGGATCTGACTGTAGATATGGTGCTAGTAGATCTAGAATAATTGATGGAGAATACTTGTATTTTGTAACTACAGAGGGATATAGCTCTTATATCAACAGAATAGATAAATCTGGAAATATGGAGAAGCTAATTGAAAGCAAAGGATCCATTGATGGTTTTGATGTCCTTGATGGAAAAATCAAATTTATTGGACTTAGAGGACTTAAACTGCAAGAACTATATAGCCTAGAAGGAAAGGAAGAAATCCAACTTACCCACTTCAATGAATGGATTATGAATGAGAGAAAACTTTCTAAGCCTGAATACCTAAGCTTTGAAGTAGACGGCCTTACAATAGATGGTTGGGTAATGAAACCTGTAGATTTTAAGGAAGGTAATAAATATCCTGCAATACTAGATATCCACGGAGGTCCAAAAACTGCTTATGGTGAAGTATTCTATCACGAAATGCAATATTGGGCTAATGAAGGTTATGCTGTATTCTTCTGCAATCCAAGGGGTAGCGATGGTAAAGGTAATGAATTTGCTGATATAAGAGGAAAATATGGCACCATAGATTATGATGATATAATGAAATTTACAGATTTAGTACTTGAAAGATATCCTTTTATAGATAGTGAAAGAGTTGGCGTAACTGGTGGCTCCTATGGAGGATTCATGACCAATTGGATAATAGGTCATACAAATAGATTTAAAGCTGCTGCTTCTCAAAGATCTATATCCAACTGGATCTCAAAGTTTGGAACTACAGATATTGGATACTATTTTGTAGAGGATCAACAGGCTGCTACGCCTTGGTCTGATGTGGAAAAACTATGGTTCCACTCCCCTATGAAATATGCAGATAAGGTAGTGACCCCTACTTTGTTCATCCATTCAGAAGAAGACTATAGATGTTGGCTACCAGAGGGTATACAAATGTTTACTTCTTTAAAATATCATGGTGTTGACTCAAGACTATGTATGTTTAGAGGAGAAAATCACGAGCTAAGTAGATCTGGAAAACCAAAACATAGAATTAGAAGATTAGAAGAAATAACCAATTGGTTCAATAAATATTTGAAATAA
- a CDS encoding peptide ABC transporter substrate-binding protein — MRNKKFLVLSIVMLLVLLTVVGCGKEDAKVVDKPSDSTGGNTEVATDIDSEQYLNLILGAEPSTLDASKGADSYSNTILNNVFEPLTRLEEDENQNNFLAAAGAESWDHNEDGSVWTFKIRDNTWSDGVKVRAQDYEYGIKRSLAQDTASPYAFILMPIKNASKVNSGQMSVDELGVKSLDDKTLEITLESATPYFEQLTYQRVMLPQRQDIVEAQGDKYGTELDTVVYNGPFTLTNWVHNSELVLTKNENYWGKDDVKMQTINLKIIQDENAIYNSLANGSVDAAVANRPEWKEKFMKDENLDHIEIVNPSTFFMFFNTQNEVFKNANIRKAFSAAINREEAANVIWNGVNAPAFGWVPPSMNLGDDEYRQVAESPVSKLVEDSDAKALLIKGLEELGMDTDPSKLTVRISLGSTDQWFRTYGEYLQQMYKTNLGINLEVNQMEWPVFDSSVQKGDFQIGYMAWGADFNDPSNMLSLFYSKAPAIGTGWSNERFDELIDLASAEMDPAKRLEYYTEAEHILLYEEAAVAPVVYPRTNSFRYKFIKSLGVTPFGTQGYKYGFTQGR, encoded by the coding sequence ATGAGAAACAAGAAGTTCTTAGTACTATCAATTGTAATGTTGTTAGTTTTACTTACTGTAGTAGGCTGTGGAAAAGAAGATGCAAAGGTAGTGGACAAACCATCAGATAGTACAGGTGGGAATACTGAAGTAGCAACAGATATTGATAGTGAACAATATCTAAACTTAATATTAGGTGCAGAGCCAAGTACATTGGACGCTTCTAAAGGTGCAGATAGCTATTCTAACACAATACTAAACAATGTATTTGAACCACTTACAAGATTAGAAGAAGATGAAAATCAAAACAACTTTTTAGCAGCAGCTGGTGCAGAAAGCTGGGATCATAATGAAGATGGCAGTGTTTGGACATTTAAAATAAGAGATAATACATGGTCTGATGGTGTTAAGGTAAGAGCACAAGACTATGAGTATGGTATCAAAAGATCATTAGCACAAGATACAGCTTCTCCATATGCATTTATATTAATGCCTATCAAGAATGCTTCAAAGGTTAATAGTGGACAAATGTCAGTTGATGAACTTGGAGTTAAATCATTAGATGATAAGACCCTTGAAATAACTCTAGAGTCAGCAACTCCATATTTCGAGCAATTAACTTATCAAAGAGTTATGCTACCACAAAGACAAGATATAGTTGAAGCTCAAGGAGATAAATATGGTACAGAACTTGATACTGTAGTTTATAACGGACCATTTACTTTAACTAATTGGGTACACAATAGTGAATTAGTTTTAACTAAGAATGAAAACTATTGGGGTAAAGATGATGTTAAAATGCAAACTATAAATCTAAAGATTATTCAAGATGAAAATGCAATCTATAACTCATTAGCTAATGGTTCTGTTGACGCAGCAGTAGCTAATAGACCAGAGTGGAAAGAAAAATTCATGAAGGATGAGAACTTAGATCATATTGAAATAGTTAACCCTAGTACTTTCTTCATGTTCTTTAACACTCAAAATGAAGTGTTTAAGAATGCTAATATAAGAAAAGCTTTCTCAGCAGCTATAAATAGAGAAGAAGCAGCAAATGTTATTTGGAACGGCGTAAATGCTCCTGCATTTGGATGGGTTCCACCAAGTATGAATTTAGGCGATGACGAATATAGACAAGTAGCAGAATCACCAGTTAGTAAATTAGTTGAGGATTCTGATGCAAAAGCACTTTTAATTAAAGGATTAGAAGAATTAGGAATGGATACAGATCCATCTAAACTTACTGTAAGAATTTCCTTGGGTTCAACAGACCAATGGTTTAGAACTTATGGTGAATATTTACAACAAATGTATAAGACAAACTTAGGAATTAATTTAGAAGTTAATCAAATGGAATGGCCAGTTTTTGACAGTAGTGTTCAAAAAGGTGATTTCCAAATAGGTTATATGGCATGGGGAGCAGATTTCAATGATCCAAGTAATATGTTAAGTTTATTCTATTCTAAGGCACCAGCTATTGGAACAGGATGGTCAAATGAAAGATTTGATGAACTTATAGACTTAGCATCTGCAGAGATGGATCCTGCTAAACGTTTAGAGTACTATACAGAGGCAGAACATATTTTACTATATGAAGAAGCAGCAGTAGCTCCAGTAGTATATCCAAGAACAAATTCATTTAGGTATAAGTTTATTAAGAGCCTAGGAGTTACTCCATTTGGTACTCAAGGGTATAAATACGGTTTCACACAAGGTAGATAA
- a CDS encoding TldD/PmbA family protein, which translates to MDRDKLIELLFEMGKAHNIVDIEAYIKKASSINMNIYEGELEEYIVSEEEALSLRGIYNNRMGYSYTEKLMLESIDELINNLIQYAENNENEEIETISSPYKTGEKYVQKLNLLDKYSEEEKIEYLLDLEKKAYALDKRVKTIDGCSYRESTENVYIKNTKGLELEDSHTIGVLGLSAVTEEGSNMQTGYSHQVFNSLSEAYKDILIKDGVGDAVSMLGAESIESGNYEVILRNNVSADMFSSFSPIFLGSTVQKGLSSLKGKLNSQVGADILNIKEDPLMDGGKYFRSFDDEGSPTYAKYLIENGILKTFLHSRKTAEKENVKSTGNGFRSSHKASIGVMATNMYIEEGNKSLDEMADIMKKGIIITDIHGLHAGINPTSGDFALSSNGLLVENGKVVRPLAQITVAGNLFTMLKSIKYIGNDTKFSHPSSSYFGSPSIYVGSLAITGK; encoded by the coding sequence GTGGATAGGGATAAATTAATAGAATTATTATTTGAAATGGGAAAAGCACATAATATTGTAGATATTGAAGCTTATATTAAAAAAGCTTCTTCAATTAATATGAATATATATGAAGGAGAATTAGAAGAATATATAGTTTCAGAAGAAGAAGCTTTGTCACTAAGAGGTATTTATAATAATAGAATGGGCTATTCCTACACTGAAAAGTTAATGCTTGAGAGTATAGATGAGCTTATCAACAATTTAATTCAATATGCAGAAAACAATGAGAATGAAGAAATAGAGACCATATCTTCGCCATATAAAACAGGTGAAAAATATGTACAAAAACTTAATTTATTAGATAAATATTCTGAGGAAGAAAAAATAGAGTATTTATTAGATTTAGAGAAAAAAGCCTATGCTCTAGACAAAAGAGTAAAGACCATAGATGGTTGCAGTTATAGAGAAAGCACAGAGAATGTATATATTAAAAATACTAAGGGATTAGAGCTAGAAGACAGTCATACTATAGGTGTTTTAGGATTATCTGCTGTAACTGAAGAAGGTTCAAACATGCAAACTGGATATTCTCACCAAGTATTCAATAGCCTTTCTGAGGCATATAAGGATATCCTAATAAAGGACGGAGTAGGAGATGCAGTATCCATGTTAGGTGCAGAATCTATAGAATCTGGAAACTATGAAGTAATCCTTAGAAACAATGTATCAGCAGATATGTTTAGCTCCTTTTCTCCCATATTCCTAGGGAGTACTGTGCAAAAAGGTCTATCATCGTTGAAAGGGAAATTAAATTCCCAAGTAGGAGCAGATATTTTAAATATTAAAGAAGATCCTCTAATGGATGGTGGAAAATACTTTAGAAGTTTTGATGATGAAGGAAGCCCTACTTATGCAAAGTATTTAATTGAAAATGGAATACTTAAGACTTTTCTTCATAGCAGAAAAACTGCTGAAAAAGAAAATGTAAAGTCTACAGGTAATGGATTTAGGTCTTCTCACAAAGCTTCCATAGGAGTAATGGCTACAAATATGTATATTGAAGAAGGTAATAAGTCCTTAGATGAGATGGCAGATATTATGAAAAAGGGTATAATAATTACTGATATTCACGGACTACATGCAGGAATCAATCCTACATCAGGAGACTTTGCCCTATCATCTAATGGATTGCTAGTGGAAAATGGGAAGGTAGTTAGACCATTAGCTCAAATTACCGTAGCAGGTAATTTGTTTACAATGTTAAAAAGTATAAAATATATAGGAAATGATACAAAATTTTCTCATCCAAGTTCAAGCTACTTTGGGTCCCCCTCCATTTATGTAGGTAGCTTAGCCATAACAGGAAAATAA
- a CDS encoding ABC transporter permease — translation MESISKDKFRKVGIDKDLGEAMARPRIGYWQDAWRRLKTNKVATLALILLLTIGIMTVIGPHINGFKYEEIDGLKKNLKPNSMHWFGTDELGRDVFSRVWQAGRSSMIIGILGALISTVVGIIYGAFAAYFGGKIDTIMMRIVEVLTSIPYLIVVILISIMVDSRGIGTLILTLTLTGWCGMARLVRGQMLQIKQQEYIMAAEALGVSPWKIIIKHLIPNSLGVVIVAITFSIPNYIFAESFLSYLGLGPQPPATSWGALASAAQSNFVFYPHQLFFPALMIALTMLSFTLLGDGLRDALDPKLRQ, via the coding sequence ATGGAAAGTATTTCAAAGGATAAATTCAGAAAGGTTGGCATAGACAAGGATTTAGGAGAAGCCATGGCTCGTCCTAGGATAGGTTATTGGCAAGATGCTTGGAGAAGGCTTAAAACTAACAAGGTTGCTACTCTAGCTCTAATACTACTTCTTACTATAGGTATAATGACCGTAATAGGGCCCCATATAAATGGCTTCAAATATGAGGAAATAGATGGTTTAAAGAAGAATTTAAAACCCAATTCAATGCATTGGTTTGGTACTGATGAGCTTGGTCGTGATGTTTTTTCAAGGGTATGGCAAGCAGGTAGATCATCTATGATTATAGGTATTCTTGGCGCACTTATATCAACAGTCGTAGGAATTATCTATGGTGCATTTGCAGCATATTTTGGTGGTAAAATAGATACTATTATGATGAGGATAGTTGAAGTACTGACATCTATCCCTTATTTGATAGTCGTGATACTAATTTCTATAATGGTAGATTCAAGAGGTATTGGTACATTGATTTTAACTTTGACTTTAACTGGCTGGTGTGGAATGGCGAGACTTGTTAGAGGTCAGATGCTACAGATAAAACAACAGGAATATATTATGGCAGCAGAAGCATTGGGAGTTAGTCCTTGGAAGATTATTATAAAACATTTAATACCAAATTCACTTGGGGTAGTTATTGTTGCTATAACTTTTAGTATTCCAAATTATATATTTGCTGAGTCCTTCTTATCTTATCTTGGACTTGGACCTCAGCCACCAGCTACATCTTGGGGTGCTTTAGCATCAGCGGCACAGTCGAATTTTGTTTTTTACCCTCATCAATTATTTTTCCCAGCACTTATGATTGCTTTAACCATGCTGTCATTTACACTATTAGGTGATGGACTTAGAGATGCTCTAGATCCTAAGCTTAGACAATAA